From one Bacteroidota bacterium genomic stretch:
- a CDS encoding RAMP superfamily CRISPR-associated protein, which translates to MTTTDLPRPSDGASFWSAESARGVRVRVVVEAVFTLTRPAHIGSGEGSAVADAAVLTDPVDGGPLMPGEGLAGALRRYLRVREGGYPWQFGWEERRGRLAHERLLGDDRDRAGDDDALPSPLVVEDALGRLPEGVRAPEVRSSTAIDSEVRARKDGSLRDREAWPAGTTFCLGFELVVTEREDEGDLRRALATAMWGLHTGEVRVGAKTRRGYGAGRLSGVRVRRYGLAESPEAGPDPLLAWLRQDGDLAETETEADSAEAVCAWLLDADSEEPEAWDLVPDRRVRVVMDTTARPVGPLLFGGGEAGAADESFFEARHGEDGQVVPVARGTGLAGPLRARALRVAHAVREGDPSAAERWRDRVFGFADGGGNEGEAAQASRVLVDEAAIEHGRADLVQSRLRIDPFLGGASDGALFHERAVTPRDETLLPLRVELEGPEDRDVGLLLHVLRDVWTQDLAFGKGEGIGRGRIEGRDAALTFYAPDVGEPRVYRLEARVGSAYPDSFGLSVQGPAADRYGLDLDAYDRAMRGEPTTPDTP; encoded by the coding sequence ATGACCACGACCGACCTTCCCCGGCCATCCGATGGGGCCTCGTTCTGGAGCGCCGAGAGCGCGCGCGGCGTGCGCGTGCGCGTGGTGGTCGAGGCCGTGTTCACGCTGACGCGGCCGGCGCACATCGGGTCGGGCGAAGGCTCGGCGGTGGCCGACGCCGCCGTGCTCACCGACCCGGTGGACGGGGGGCCGTTAATGCCGGGCGAGGGGCTGGCGGGGGCGCTCCGGCGGTATCTGAGAGTGCGCGAGGGCGGCTACCCGTGGCAGTTTGGGTGGGAGGAGCGGAGGGGGCGACTCGCCCACGAGCGGCTGCTGGGCGACGACCGGGACCGGGCCGGCGACGACGACGCCCTCCCCTCCCCCCTCGTCGTGGAGGACGCGCTGGGCCGGTTGCCTGAGGGGGTGAGAGCACCCGAGGTTCGGTCCTCGACGGCCATAGACAGCGAGGTCCGTGCGCGGAAGGACGGGTCGCTGCGGGACCGCGAGGCGTGGCCGGCCGGGACGACGTTTTGTCTCGGGTTCGAGCTGGTGGTGACCGAGCGCGAGGACGAGGGCGACCTCCGACGGGCGCTGGCGACGGCGATGTGGGGGCTTCACACGGGGGAGGTCCGCGTCGGCGCCAAGACGCGGCGGGGGTATGGGGCCGGTCGGCTGTCGGGCGTCCGCGTCCGGCGGTACGGCCTCGCCGAGTCGCCCGAGGCTGGACCGGACCCGCTGCTGGCCTGGCTGCGCCAGGACGGCGACCTGGCCGAGACAGAGACCGAGGCAGACTCGGCCGAGGCCGTCTGCGCGTGGCTGCTCGACGCCGACTCTGAAGAGCCCGAAGCGTGGGACCTCGTCCCCGACCGCCGAGTCCGCGTCGTGATGGATACGACGGCCCGCCCGGTGGGGCCGCTCCTGTTCGGGGGCGGGGAGGCGGGTGCGGCCGACGAGTCGTTTTTCGAGGCGCGCCACGGGGAGGACGGTCAGGTCGTGCCTGTCGCGCGAGGGACGGGGCTAGCCGGCCCGCTCCGGGCACGGGCACTCCGCGTGGCGCACGCCGTGCGTGAGGGGGACCCGAGCGCAGCCGAGCGCTGGCGGGACCGCGTGTTCGGGTTCGCCGACGGTGGAGGCAACGAGGGCGAGGCGGCGCAGGCGAGCCGCGTCCTGGTGGACGAGGCCGCCATCGAGCACGGCCGGGCTGACCTCGTCCAGTCACGGCTTCGGATCGACCCGTTCCTGGGCGGTGCGAGCGACGGGGCGCTGTTCCACGAGCGGGCCGTCACACCGCGCGACGAGACGCTGCTCCCGCTGCGCGTTGAGTTGGAGGGGCCGGAGGACCGCGACGTGGGGCTGCTGCTCCACGTGCTGCGCGACGTATGGACGCAGGACCTCGCGTTCGGGAAGGGCGAGGGCATCGGCCGAGGTCGGATCGAGGGCCGGGACGCTGCTCTCACGTTCTACGCGCCGGACGTCGGCGAGCCCCGTGTGTACAGACTCGAAGCCCGCGTTGGTAGTGCGTACCCTGACTCATTTGGGTTGTCCGTCCAGGGACCGGCGGCCGACCGGTACGGCCTCGACCTCGACGCCTACGACCGCGCGATGCGCGGCGAGCCGACGACGCCCGATACCCCATGA